The Faecalibacterium sp. I3-3-89 sequence GGTGAGATCTGGCTGGCCTACGAGGCCACCGGGGACGAAAAATTCAAGACAGCCGCCCTCATTCAGGTGGACAGCTTTGCGGACCGCATTGCCCGCAAGGTGGAGGTGGACCACCACGATATGGGCTTTTTGTACAGCCCCACCTGCGTGGCAGCGTGGAAGCTGGTGGGCAGCGAAACCGGCAAAAACGCCGCCATTGCCGCCGCCGACCAGCTGCTGACCCGCTACCAACCCAGCGGCCGCTTCTTGCAGGCATGGGGCACTATGGACGACCCCGGCAACTACCGCTATATCATTGACTGCATGCTCAATGTGCCGCTGCTGTACTGGGCAGCGCAGGTGACCGGTAGCGACCACTACCGCGAGATCGCCGCTGCCCACACCGCCACCACGCTGGCAAACTCCTTCCGGCCGGACGGCAGCACCTACCACACCTTCTTTATGAACCCGGACGGCACCCCCAAGGGCGGACGCACCTGTCAGGGCTATAAGGACGACAGCTTCTGGGCACGGGGACAGGCGTGGGGCGTGTACGGCAGCGCCATTGGCTACACCTACACCCACGACGAAAAGTTTTTGGATGTGTTCCGCAAGGCGCTGGAATTTTACCTTTCCCGCCTGCCGGAGGATATGATCCCCTGCTGGGATATGCTCTTTGCCCCGGAAAGCGGCGAACCCCGGGATTCCTCCTCCGCTGCCATCGTGGCCTGTGGATTGCTGGAAGCGGCAAAGTATGTGGACGAAACAGAAGCTGCCCAGTGGCGCACACTGGCACGGCAGATGCTGGCCAGCCTTGCCGCAAATTATGCGGTAAAGCCTGGTACCCTCGGCTCCGGCCAGCTGCTGCACGGCACTTACAGCAAAAAGAGCCCCTACAACACCTGCACCCCGGAGGGCGTGGATGAATGTACGAGCTGGGGCGATTATTTTTACATGGAGGCGCTGACCCGCCTGACCAAAGACTGGGAGATGTACTGGTGATGAACTTGCAGACCAAAGCGGATTTTACCGCACTGATGCACAAATTTCTCGACCCCCTCAAGCCCTGTTATTCCGCAGGCTGCGCCCGGCTGCATCTGGGCGAGACGGGTGTGACCTACAACCAAAATGCCATTGAGCTGGAAGCCTTCAGCCGCCCGCTGTGGGCGCTGGTGCCCTTCTGGGTGGGCGGCGGCTCTGACCCGGAGTTTGAAAAAATCTACCGCAAGGGTCTTGCCGCCGGCACCGACCCGGAAAACCCCGAATACTGGGGCACCACCGGGGAATACGACCAGTGTTATGTGGAGATGGCGGCTATTGCCTGCGGCATCCTCACCGCACCGGAAAAGCTGTGGACCCCGCTTTCTGATACCGAAAAACAGAACCTTGCCGCATGGCTGGGGCAGATCAACGCCCACACCATCCCGGACTGCAACTGGCAGTTTTTCCGCATCCTTGTAAACCTTGCCCTGAAAAGCGTGGGGATGCCTTACAGCCCGGAACTGCTGGAGGATGGCCTTTGCAAAATTGACAGCTATTACAGCGGCGACGGCTGGTCCACCGATGGCGCCTCCGTGCAAAAGGATTACTACATCCCGTGGGCCATCCAGTATTACGGACTGCTCTACTCTAAATTTGCCGCCGACACCGACCCCCGGCGTGCTGCACTCTACCGCCAGCGCGCCCAGCTGTTCGCGCAGCAGTTCGTCTATTGGTTCGATGCCAACGGCGCAGCCCTGCCCTTTGGCCGCAGCCTGACCTACCGCTTTGCCCAGAACAGCTTCTGGGCGGCCTGCATCTGGGCAGGGCTGGAGCCGCTGCCCCTGCCGGTAATGAAGGGCCTTATCGTCCGCAACTTCAACTGGTGGCTGGGGCAGAAAATGTTCGACCGGGACGGCATCCTGACCATCGGCTACTGCTACCCGCA is a genomic window containing:
- a CDS encoding glycoside hydrolase family 88 protein, giving the protein MMKTYQNHAMTDAEARQALADACKQVETNLPLYTYQCQNHSSVNDIYPGCANNQWTCGFWPGEIWLAYEATGDEKFKTAALIQVDSFADRIARKVEVDHHDMGFLYSPTCVAAWKLVGSETGKNAAIAAADQLLTRYQPSGRFLQAWGTMDDPGNYRYIIDCMLNVPLLYWAAQVTGSDHYREIAAAHTATTLANSFRPDGSTYHTFFMNPDGTPKGGRTCQGYKDDSFWARGQAWGVYGSAIGYTYTHDEKFLDVFRKALEFYLSRLPEDMIPCWDMLFAPESGEPRDSSSAAIVACGLLEAAKYVDETEAAQWRTLARQMLASLAANYAVKPGTLGSGQLLHGTYSKKSPYNTCTPEGVDECTSWGDYFYMEALTRLTKDWEMYW
- a CDS encoding DUF2264 domain-containing protein, which produces MNLQTKADFTALMHKFLDPLKPCYSAGCARLHLGETGVTYNQNAIELEAFSRPLWALVPFWVGGGSDPEFEKIYRKGLAAGTDPENPEYWGTTGEYDQCYVEMAAIACGILTAPEKLWTPLSDTEKQNLAAWLGQINAHTIPDCNWQFFRILVNLALKSVGMPYSPELLEDGLCKIDSYYSGDGWSTDGASVQKDYYIPWAIQYYGLLYSKFAADTDPRRAALYRQRAQLFAQQFVYWFDANGAALPFGRSLTYRFAQNSFWAACIWAGLEPLPLPVMKGLIVRNFNWWLGQKMFDRDGILTIGYCYPQMYMAERYNAPGSPYWGMKSFLLLALPDDHPFWSAEAAPMPALERLKPMPYANMLVQRRAGRVTAYAAGVNEGHGHGQFPEKYAKFAYDTRFGFCASRSREVLNQAAPDSMLAFVIDDNVFVRKVSKTWEIEAGAVTAQWSPFPGIEVTTTITPTATGHRRHHEIDSSFDCEAYDCGFAVPNFTPGYAESAENDTAEAHCDTLCCAVRGRGEAVVIGCDPNTSLYFTNVHLPAVKYHIPKGHTVLDTEVFDEAN